In Phacochoerus africanus isolate WHEZ1 chromosome 14, ROS_Pafr_v1, whole genome shotgun sequence, one genomic interval encodes:
- the INPP5K gene encoding inositol polyphosphate 5-phosphatase K isoform X4, producing MNCGIMSLLSDTAFEDPWSSFFMDVLSPLSFVKVSSVRMQGLLLLVFAKYQHLPFIQILSAKSTPTGLFGYWGNKGGVNIFLKLYGYYVSIINCHLPPHMANNDQRLEHFDRILEMQNFEAQDIPNILDHDLILWFGDMNFRIEDFGLHFVRESIKHQCYSDLWEKDQLSIAKRHDPLLREFQEGPLLFPPTYKFDKNSNNYDTSEKKRKPAWTDRILWRLKRQPQADCHPPTLPAPHFSLVLRSYVSHMMYSISDHKPVTGTFDLELKPLVSAPLITLLPEGPCTTESDLLISYSLAADFLSSPWDWIGLYKVGLRHINDYVSYVWVGDNQVSFGDQLNQVYISLSDIPETEDGFLLFYYSNSLRSVVGISRPFKIQPRSFLEEDSLDEAQPQI from the exons GTCTCCAGCGTCCGCATGCAGGGGCTCCTCTTACTGGTCTTTGCCAAGTACCAGCATTTGCCCTTTATCCAGATCCTCTCTGCTAAATCCACCCCCACTGGCCTCTTCGGGTATTGG GGGAACAAAGGGGGCGTCAACATCTTCCTGAAGCTCTACGGCTACTACGTCAGCATCATCAACTGCCACCTGCCCCCACACATGGCCAACAATGACCAGCGGCTGGAGCATTTTGACCGGATCCTGGAGATGCAGAATTTTGAGGCACAGGATATCCCCAACATCCTGGACCACGA CCTCATTCTCTGGTTTGGAGACATGAACTTTCGGATCGAGGACTTTGGGTTGCACTTTGTTCGGGAATCCATAAAACATCAGTGCTACAGTGACCTGTGGGAGAAGGATCAG CTCAGCATTGCCAAGAGACATGACCCTCTGCTCCGGGAGTTCCAGGAGGGACCCCTGCTCTTCCCGCCCACCTACAAGTTCGATAAGAACTCCAACAACTATGACACCAG tgagAAAAAACGCAAGCCTGCGTGGACCGACCGCATCCTTTGGAGGTTGAAGCGGCAGCCCCAGGCCGACTGCCACCCCCCCACACTGCCAGCGCCCCACTTCTCCCTGGTTCTGAGGAGCTACGTCAGCCACATGATGTACAGCATCAGTGACCACAAGCCTGTCACCGGCACCTTTGACTTGGAG CTGAAGCCGCTGGTATCTGCTCCGCTGATCACCCTGCTCCCCGAGGGCCCGTGCACCACTGAGAGCGACCTGCTCATCAGCTACTCCCTGGCCGCGGACTTCCTCAGCAGCCCCTGGGACTGGATCGGACTGTACAAG GTGGGGCTGCGCCACATTAATGACTATGTGTCATATGTCTGGGTCGGGGACAACCAGGTCTCCTTCGGCGACCAGCTGAACCAG GTATACATCAGCCTCAGCGACATCCCTGAGACTGAGGATGGGTTTCTCCTCTTTTACTATAGCAACAGCCTGCGTTCTGTGGTGGGGATAAGCAGACCCTTCAAG ATCCAGCCTCgctccttcctggaggaggactCACTGGATGAAGCCCAaccacagatctga
- the INPP5K gene encoding inositol polyphosphate 5-phosphatase K isoform X5 — protein sequence MQGLLLLVFAKYQHLPFIQILSAKSTPTGLFGYWGNKGGVNIFLKLYGYYVSIINCHLPPHMANNDQRLEHFDRILEMQNFEAQDIPNILDHDLILWFGDMNFRIEDFGLHFVRESIKHQCYSDLWEKDQLSIAKRHDPLLREFQEGPLLFPPTYKFDKNSNNYDTSEKKRKPAWTDRILWRLKRQPQADCHPPTLPAPHFSLVLRSYVSHMMYSISDHKPVTGTFDLELKPLVSAPLITLLPEGPCTTESDLLISYSLAADFLSSPWDWIGLYKVGLRHINDYVSYVWVGDNQVSFGDQLNQVYISLSDIPETEDGFLLFYYSNSLRSVVGISRPFKIQPRSFLEEDSLDEAQPQI from the exons ATGCAGGGGCTCCTCTTACTGGTCTTTGCCAAGTACCAGCATTTGCCCTTTATCCAGATCCTCTCTGCTAAATCCACCCCCACTGGCCTCTTCGGGTATTGG GGGAACAAAGGGGGCGTCAACATCTTCCTGAAGCTCTACGGCTACTACGTCAGCATCATCAACTGCCACCTGCCCCCACACATGGCCAACAATGACCAGCGGCTGGAGCATTTTGACCGGATCCTGGAGATGCAGAATTTTGAGGCACAGGATATCCCCAACATCCTGGACCACGA CCTCATTCTCTGGTTTGGAGACATGAACTTTCGGATCGAGGACTTTGGGTTGCACTTTGTTCGGGAATCCATAAAACATCAGTGCTACAGTGACCTGTGGGAGAAGGATCAG CTCAGCATTGCCAAGAGACATGACCCTCTGCTCCGGGAGTTCCAGGAGGGACCCCTGCTCTTCCCGCCCACCTACAAGTTCGATAAGAACTCCAACAACTATGACACCAG tgagAAAAAACGCAAGCCTGCGTGGACCGACCGCATCCTTTGGAGGTTGAAGCGGCAGCCCCAGGCCGACTGCCACCCCCCCACACTGCCAGCGCCCCACTTCTCCCTGGTTCTGAGGAGCTACGTCAGCCACATGATGTACAGCATCAGTGACCACAAGCCTGTCACCGGCACCTTTGACTTGGAG CTGAAGCCGCTGGTATCTGCTCCGCTGATCACCCTGCTCCCCGAGGGCCCGTGCACCACTGAGAGCGACCTGCTCATCAGCTACTCCCTGGCCGCGGACTTCCTCAGCAGCCCCTGGGACTGGATCGGACTGTACAAG GTGGGGCTGCGCCACATTAATGACTATGTGTCATATGTCTGGGTCGGGGACAACCAGGTCTCCTTCGGCGACCAGCTGAACCAG GTATACATCAGCCTCAGCGACATCCCTGAGACTGAGGATGGGTTTCTCCTCTTTTACTATAGCAACAGCCTGCGTTCTGTGGTGGGGATAAGCAGACCCTTCAAG ATCCAGCCTCgctccttcctggaggaggactCACTGGATGAAGCCCAaccacagatctga